The following are from one region of the Desulfonatronum thiosulfatophilum genome:
- the gcvT gene encoding glycine cleavage system aminomethyltransferase GcvT produces the protein MHQTPLHAWHVAHKARMVPFAGWEMPVQYEGILIEHEQTRTRASLFDISHMGEFLVSGKNTPEALERVVTHNLQTLKQGKSRYGFLLNHAGGVLDDLIIYRLDQETFMLVVNAARIDHDREWIAGRLPGTVALEDISAGTAKIDLQGPLSVDVLSGVLPENWRDLAYFSFRRTTFRNEPILVSRTGYTGELGYEIYLPHTLAQAFWEACLQDDMVRPAGLGARDTLRLEMGLPLYGQDLDENHTPAEAGYEALLTSPAPYVGKDRQSAVRERLTPLLVPGRRSARHDDEVFTTDGRKAGRITSGSFAPSLGHGIALAYIGQEFEREEHFSVRTGKTELSARLSALPFYKNGTARIKLQ, from the coding sequence ATGCACCAAACACCGCTTCATGCATGGCACGTCGCGCACAAGGCGAGGATGGTCCCTTTTGCCGGATGGGAAATGCCCGTTCAGTACGAGGGCATTCTGATCGAGCACGAACAGACACGGACCAGGGCGTCGTTGTTCGACATCAGCCACATGGGGGAGTTCCTCGTTTCCGGCAAGAACACTCCTGAAGCCCTGGAGCGCGTCGTGACCCATAACCTGCAAACACTGAAACAGGGCAAATCCAGATACGGCTTCCTGCTCAATCATGCCGGCGGCGTCCTGGACGACCTGATCATCTACCGCCTGGATCAGGAAACATTCATGCTCGTGGTCAATGCGGCCCGAATCGACCATGATCGGGAATGGATCGCCGGCAGGTTGCCGGGCACCGTGGCTCTGGAGGACATTTCAGCAGGGACCGCGAAAATTGATCTGCAGGGTCCTCTTTCCGTGGACGTGCTGAGCGGCGTTCTTCCGGAAAACTGGCGGGACTTGGCCTACTTTTCGTTTCGCCGGACCACCTTCCGGAATGAACCGATCCTGGTCAGCCGAACAGGCTACACTGGTGAACTGGGTTACGAAATTTACCTGCCGCACACTTTGGCCCAGGCTTTTTGGGAAGCCTGCCTGCAAGACGACATGGTTCGTCCGGCCGGTCTGGGCGCCAGGGACACTTTGCGCCTGGAAATGGGGCTGCCCCTGTACGGCCAGGATCTGGACGAGAACCATACTCCGGCCGAGGCCGGCTACGAGGCCCTGCTCACCTCCCCTGCTCCCTACGTCGGCAAGGACCGTCAATCCGCGGTCCGAGAGCGACTGACTCCGCTTCTTGTTCCCGGTCGGCGCAGCGCGCGCCACGATGACGAAGTTTTTACAACGGACGGGCGCAAGGCAGGTCGAATCACCAGCGGCAGCTTTGCTCCGTCCCTCGGCCACGGCATTGCCCTGGCCTACATCGGCCAGGAGTTCGAGCGGGAGGAGCACTTCAGCGTTCGGACCGGCAAGACGGAGCTCAGCGCACGCCTGTCCGCCCTGCCCTTTTACAAGAACGGCACGGCCCGGATCAAACTCCAATAA
- a CDS encoding lysophospholipid acyltransferase family protein, whose product MRRILYETLAALGQNADFPRVQTLGVGIGKLIWNVVPSRRKLAVAAISERLGLDAPQATALARSSFQHNGRSFLEIFLSRKVDWRFVRDRLLVDDPAHMQRTFNLLRDRACVITSAHMGGWEMLAGLLHLLAPQQHCQVVVKATHDRDLYALIKRLRGHSTVHIVEHEQAVQKVLRNLRKPGTSAFLVDHNCRREEAVFLPFLGRMAAVNVGPALLALRGKALVMPVFLLREDPDRYRLIYQEPLDAGQLPGDRHEKIHTLASFYTKAVERVVLQYPEQWFWMHRRWKTRPGEELAG is encoded by the coding sequence ATGCGCAGAATTTTGTATGAAACCCTGGCTGCTTTAGGTCAAAATGCGGATTTTCCTCGTGTTCAAACCCTGGGGGTCGGCATTGGAAAGTTGATTTGGAACGTAGTGCCGTCGAGACGGAAGCTGGCCGTGGCCGCCATTAGCGAACGGCTTGGCCTGGATGCCCCTCAGGCTACTGCCTTGGCCCGCTCAAGTTTCCAGCATAATGGACGCTCATTTTTGGAAATATTTCTGAGTCGGAAGGTGGACTGGAGGTTTGTCCGGGATCGGCTGCTTGTGGATGACCCGGCGCACATGCAACGCACGTTCAACCTTTTGCGGGACAGGGCATGCGTGATAACGTCTGCTCATATGGGAGGGTGGGAGATGCTCGCGGGTCTGTTGCACCTCCTGGCGCCGCAACAGCATTGCCAGGTAGTCGTCAAAGCCACGCACGACAGGGATTTGTACGCTTTGATCAAACGATTGCGCGGCCATTCCACCGTTCACATCGTAGAGCATGAACAGGCCGTGCAAAAGGTCTTGCGCAATCTCAGAAAGCCTGGAACCAGCGCCTTTCTCGTGGACCATAACTGCCGGCGCGAAGAAGCGGTTTTCCTCCCTTTTCTGGGTCGGATGGCCGCGGTCAACGTCGGTCCGGCCTTGTTGGCATTGCGTGGTAAGGCATTGGTAATGCCTGTATTTTTATTACGGGAAGATCCGGACAGGTACCGGCTTATTTACCAAGAACCGCTGGATGCCGGACAACTTCCGGGAGATCGACACGAAAAGATACACACGCTGGCATCATTTTATACCAAGGCTGTTGAGCGGGTCGTGCTCCAGTACCCTGAACAATGGTTCTGGATGCATCGTCGCTGGAAAACCCGACCGGGGGAGGAATTGGCAGGGTAG
- a CDS encoding transcriptional regulator, producing MLKFLIFIAAIFILYKLLTGDLKKKKEVKDKEHENLAATGVMTKDPVCGTYVPVGSDIRIKEGDNVHCFCSYECRDSYLKKLEAK from the coding sequence ATGCTCAAGTTTTTGATATTTATCGCAGCCATTTTCATCCTGTACAAGCTCCTTACCGGAGATCTCAAAAAAAAGAAGGAAGTCAAGGATAAAGAACACGAAAACCTGGCCGCGACCGGAGTGATGACCAAGGATCCCGTATGCGGCACCTATGTGCCGGTGGGCAGTGACATCCGGATCAAGGAAGGTGACAACGTCCATTGTTTTTGCAGTTATGAGTGCAGGGATTCCTATCTGAAGAAACTGGAAGCAAAATAA
- the folK gene encoding 2-amino-4-hydroxy-6-hydroxymethyldihydropteridine diphosphokinase has product MADDLWMQSHPGYISLGSNQGDPEANLQRARIALANLPEVRLGPCSPIYKTEPQNIRDQPWFANQILRLDCGPAWTAVELLETMLEIEKQMGRVRKKDKGPRIIDLDLLLFGDQRHNSPVLTLPHPRIMERAFILVPLQDIAPTLTFPNGTPIQAALNAITFQVRGNLIYQSSND; this is encoded by the coding sequence ATGGCCGACGACCTTTGGATGCAGTCCCACCCCGGATACATCAGCCTCGGATCAAACCAAGGCGATCCGGAAGCCAATCTTCAACGGGCGCGAATTGCCTTGGCAAACCTGCCCGAGGTCCGGCTCGGACCATGTTCACCCATTTACAAAACCGAACCCCAGAATATCCGAGACCAGCCCTGGTTTGCCAATCAAATTTTACGGCTTGATTGCGGTCCGGCATGGACTGCTGTAGAATTGCTGGAGACGATGCTGGAAATCGAGAAACAGATGGGCAGGGTCCGGAAAAAGGACAAAGGTCCCAGAATTATTGATCTGGACCTGCTCCTTTTTGGAGATCAACGCCACAATTCACCGGTCCTGACCCTGCCGCATCCGCGGATCATGGAAAGAGCCTTCATTCTCGTCCCCCTCCAAGACATCGCACCGACCCTGACCTTCCCCAACGGCACTCCCATCCAAGCCGCCCTGAACGCCATTACGTTCCAGGTACGAGGAAACTTGATATATCAGTCATCGAATGACTGA
- a CDS encoding LL-diaminopimelate aminotransferase: MPNFKPAQRLAQLPPYLFAEIDRVKNEVKAKGVDIIDLGVGDPDLPTPDFIIESMNKAITKGENHRYPSYSGMNTFRECVAKWYDTRFGVRLDPKAQVLSLIGSKEGLAHFPLAYVDPGDLVITSTPNYPVYPIATMFAGGEIYFAPLTEDNDFLPDLEAISPDIWKKAKIFFLNYPNNPTSAMAPRSFYEQLIAKAKEYNTILVHDAAYSEMYYNSANKPLSILEIPGAMDVAIEFHSLSKTYNMTGWRVGMAVGNAELVQGLGKIKSNIDSGIFQAVQEAGITALEKGESFAQEMRDIYKGRRDVAVAELCKIGLDCRSPEATFYIWTKVPKGLDSAGFVTKVLQETGVVVTPGNGFGAPGEGYFRIALTVGEDRLREALGRIAKL; this comes from the coding sequence ATGCCGAATTTCAAGCCGGCTCAGCGTTTAGCGCAATTGCCGCCCTATCTGTTCGCGGAAATCGATCGAGTCAAGAACGAAGTCAAGGCGAAGGGCGTCGATATTATTGATCTTGGAGTAGGGGACCCGGACCTGCCGACTCCGGACTTCATCATTGAGTCCATGAACAAGGCCATTACCAAGGGCGAAAATCATCGGTACCCTTCCTATTCCGGAATGAACACCTTCCGGGAATGCGTGGCGAAATGGTATGATACCCGATTCGGCGTTCGTCTCGATCCCAAGGCCCAGGTGCTCAGCCTGATCGGTTCAAAAGAGGGACTGGCCCATTTTCCCCTGGCTTATGTGGATCCCGGGGATCTGGTCATCACCAGCACCCCCAATTATCCGGTTTATCCCATCGCCACAATGTTCGCAGGCGGGGAGATCTATTTCGCGCCTTTGACCGAGGACAATGATTTTCTGCCCGATCTGGAGGCCATTTCTCCGGATATCTGGAAAAAGGCAAAGATCTTCTTCCTGAACTATCCGAACAATCCCACATCCGCCATGGCGCCTCGAAGCTTCTACGAGCAGTTGATCGCCAAGGCGAAGGAATACAACACCATCCTGGTGCATGATGCCGCCTACTCGGAAATGTACTACAATTCCGCCAACAAGCCGTTGAGCATCCTGGAAATTCCCGGAGCCATGGACGTGGCCATCGAGTTCCACTCCCTGTCCAAAACCTACAACATGACCGGATGGCGTGTCGGCATGGCCGTGGGCAACGCAGAGTTGGTCCAGGGTCTGGGAAAAATCAAGAGCAACATCGATTCCGGAATTTTTCAGGCTGTTCAGGAAGCCGGGATCACCGCCCTGGAAAAGGGCGAATCCTTTGCGCAGGAAATGCGGGACATCTACAAAGGCCGAAGGGATGTCGCCGTTGCGGAATTGTGCAAGATCGGCCTGGATTGCCGTTCGCCCGAAGCCACGTTCTACATCTGGACCAAGGTGCCCAAGGGCTTGGATTCCGCTGGCTTTGTCACCAAGGTGCTCCAGGAAACCGGAGTCGTGGTCACGCCGGGCAATGGGTTCGGCGCGCCTGGAGAAGGGTACTTCCGCATCGCCCTCACCGTGGGCGAGGATCGGTTGCGCGAGGCACTGGGCCGGATCGCCAAGCTGTAA
- the xerD gene encoding site-specific tyrosine recombinase XerD → MSRPDAFALHPWMDRFLEYILVEKGLAENSVAAYTMDLESLQRFLIRENIALEEFSSQSALLYLLHLRQSGLQNRSLARHLATLRGLFAFLVRERLMHDNPLEKLENPKLPRHLPDVLNREEVTELLARPNVHDKLGFRDRTMLELLYASGLRVSELITLRPLDVDLQTGLLRVFGKGRKERVTPMHDTARNLLEIYIQSWRPAFLPKSDFLFLNRSGKGLTRQGVWKLIKTYARKAGIRQPISPHTLRHSFATHLLEGGADLRTVQILLGHADILATEIYTHVQSSRLKSQHFQHHPRGGQESANADEPPEKDHS, encoded by the coding sequence ATGTCGCGACCTGACGCCTTTGCCCTGCACCCCTGGATGGACCGCTTTCTGGAGTACATCCTCGTGGAAAAAGGCCTTGCGGAAAACAGCGTGGCCGCCTACACCATGGATCTTGAGTCGTTGCAACGGTTCCTGATCCGCGAAAACATCGCCTTGGAGGAATTCTCTTCTCAGAGCGCCCTGCTCTATCTGCTGCATCTCCGGCAGTCCGGCTTGCAGAACCGTTCACTGGCCAGGCATCTGGCCACGTTGCGCGGCCTGTTCGCCTTCCTGGTCCGAGAGCGGTTGATGCACGACAATCCGCTGGAGAAGCTGGAAAACCCCAAGCTGCCCCGACACCTTCCGGACGTGCTTAATCGAGAGGAAGTAACCGAATTGCTGGCCCGGCCCAACGTCCACGACAAGCTGGGCTTCCGGGATCGGACCATGCTTGAGCTGCTCTACGCTTCCGGCTTGCGTGTCTCCGAGCTGATCACCCTGCGCCCTCTGGACGTGGATCTGCAGACCGGCCTGCTGCGGGTTTTCGGCAAGGGGCGCAAGGAACGGGTCACGCCGATGCACGATACGGCTCGAAACCTGCTCGAAATTTACATCCAGTCCTGGCGTCCGGCCTTTCTTCCGAAATCGGACTTCCTTTTTCTGAACCGTTCAGGCAAAGGTCTGACAAGGCAAGGCGTCTGGAAACTGATCAAGACATACGCGCGCAAAGCCGGCATCCGGCAGCCCATATCCCCGCATACCCTGCGCCATTCATTTGCCACGCATCTGCTGGAAGGCGGGGCTGACTTGCGCACCGTGCAGATTCTGCTCGGTCACGCCGACATCCTGGCCACGGAGATCTACACCCATGTCCAATCATCGCGCCTGAAAAGCCAGCACTTTCAACATCATCCTCGCGGTGGCCAGGAAAGCGCAAACGCCGATGAACCGCCGGAAAAGGATCATTCGTGA
- a CDS encoding CBS domain-containing protein, with the protein MPLSTPKTLITAHNNADFDALAAMVAAGKLYPDAALVFPGSQEKNLRNFFIQSATYLFNFQSMKEIDASAVELLVVVDTRQRSRLDHVRAVLDQPGLVIHAYDHHPDSDEDLPADKNVVLPWGSTTAILVREIRDRSISVSPDEATIMGLGIYEDTGAFTFSSTTTHDFDAASWLLAQGMDLNTVSDLITRDLSAEQVHLLHTMLGSATIHDINGIEVVITEVSIDEYVGDFAVLVHKLVDMQNIRVLFALARMNDRVHLIARSRRPEVDTGRICGFFGGGGHVYAASATIKDRTLSEIKEELFALLYSHINPQILVRDFMSKPAVTVPEGTTLIQATEIMTRYGLKAIPVVREDGACVGILEHQLSDRAVGHGLGQLVVEEYMQRDVAMVSPEDDLYAVMEIILGLKQRLVPVAQNGQVIAVITRTDLITIFIQESARIPEFLLPERRNERNIKNMLRSRLAADIFRLLEQAGALGREMGVSVYAVGGFVRDILLDRPNLDIDLVVEGDGIEFAQVLSRKLGGRIRMHKKFQTAVVILPDGQKVDVATARLEYYQYPTALPTVELSSIKMDLYRRDFSINALAVRLSPDQFGNLVDFFSAQKDIKERNIRVLHSLSFVEDPTRILRAIRFEQRFNFRMDRQTERLIKNALNLNLFQKLSGGRLFHELYLIMEEKEVLACFRRMDSFNLLQVLHPLLKLSDQLESILSEVERVLNWYRLLYLEPNVLSWKVFMLGLASSLDDAQFQILMRRLNFSDKDERYFLAVREGLAETIQQLHQWQGRAGSLSELFFILDPLPLESILYLMARSQKEEMRRHISLFLTQLKTQKVSVTGKDLKAMRLSPGPVYSEVLRTLHAAMIDGKAVDRNSQLILAGELVARIKAREAADQVQEVSPKSG; encoded by the coding sequence ATGCCCTTATCCACGCCTAAGACCCTGATCACGGCCCACAACAACGCGGATTTCGACGCGTTAGCGGCCATGGTGGCCGCGGGAAAACTATATCCGGACGCGGCGCTGGTCTTTCCCGGCAGCCAGGAAAAGAACCTTCGCAATTTCTTCATCCAGAGCGCGACCTACCTTTTCAACTTCCAGTCCATGAAGGAGATCGACGCTTCCGCCGTGGAACTGCTGGTGGTGGTGGACACGCGCCAGCGTTCGCGCCTGGATCATGTGCGCGCCGTCCTGGATCAGCCCGGCCTCGTCATTCATGCTTACGACCATCATCCCGACTCGGATGAGGATTTGCCCGCTGACAAAAACGTAGTCCTGCCCTGGGGCTCGACCACGGCCATCCTGGTTCGGGAAATCCGAGACCGCTCCATTTCCGTAAGCCCGGACGAGGCGACGATCATGGGGCTGGGCATCTACGAGGATACCGGCGCCTTCACCTTTTCCTCGACGACCACCCACGACTTTGACGCCGCATCCTGGCTGCTGGCCCAGGGCATGGATCTGAACACGGTTTCCGATCTCATCACCCGGGACCTGAGCGCTGAGCAAGTCCATCTTCTGCACACCATGCTGGGGTCGGCCACCATTCACGACATCAACGGCATTGAGGTGGTGATCACCGAAGTCAGCATCGATGAATACGTGGGCGACTTTGCCGTTCTCGTGCACAAGCTCGTGGACATGCAGAACATCCGCGTACTTTTCGCTCTGGCCCGCATGAACGACCGGGTGCATCTGATCGCCCGCAGCCGCCGTCCGGAAGTGGACACGGGACGGATCTGCGGCTTTTTCGGCGGCGGCGGGCACGTCTACGCCGCCTCGGCCACCATCAAGGATCGCACGCTGTCCGAGATCAAGGAAGAGCTGTTCGCCCTGCTCTACTCGCATATCAATCCGCAAATCCTGGTTCGCGACTTCATGTCCAAGCCCGCGGTCACCGTTCCTGAAGGCACGACCCTGATCCAGGCCACGGAGATCATGACCCGCTACGGATTGAAGGCCATTCCGGTGGTTCGCGAAGACGGGGCCTGCGTCGGCATTCTGGAGCACCAACTGTCGGACCGCGCCGTCGGCCATGGATTGGGGCAGCTTGTGGTGGAAGAATACATGCAGCGGGATGTGGCCATGGTTTCGCCGGAGGACGATCTCTACGCGGTCATGGAGATCATCCTGGGCTTGAAGCAGCGCCTTGTTCCGGTGGCTCAAAACGGACAGGTCATCGCGGTGATCACCCGCACCGATCTGATCACGATCTTCATCCAGGAATCGGCCCGGATACCGGAATTTCTGCTCCCGGAACGCAGAAACGAGCGCAACATCAAGAACATGCTCAGGTCGCGGCTGGCGGCGGACATATTCCGCCTCCTGGAGCAGGCGGGGGCCCTGGGCCGAGAAATGGGGGTCAGCGTTTACGCCGTGGGCGGTTTCGTCCGGGACATCCTGCTGGACCGGCCGAACCTGGACATCGATCTGGTGGTGGAAGGCGACGGCATCGAATTCGCCCAGGTACTCAGCCGCAAGCTGGGGGGGCGCATCCGGATGCACAAAAAATTCCAGACCGCCGTGGTCATCCTTCCGGACGGCCAGAAGGTGGACGTGGCCACGGCCCGGCTGGAATACTACCAGTACCCCACCGCCCTGCCCACGGTGGAGCTTTCCTCCATCAAGATGGACCTGTACCGGCGCGACTTCAGCATCAACGCCCTGGCCGTGCGCCTGAGCCCGGACCAGTTCGGGAACCTGGTGGACTTCTTTTCCGCCCAGAAGGACATCAAGGAGCGCAACATCCGCGTGCTGCACTCCCTGAGCTTTGTGGAGGATCCGACCCGCATCCTGCGAGCCATCCGGTTCGAACAGCGCTTTAATTTCCGTATGGACCGCCAGACCGAACGATTGATCAAGAACGCCCTGAATCTGAACCTGTTTCAGAAACTGTCCGGAGGACGCCTTTTTCATGAACTGTATCTGATAATGGAGGAAAAGGAGGTGCTTGCCTGTTTTCGGCGCATGGACTCCTTTAATCTCCTACAGGTTCTGCATCCCCTCCTGAAGCTATCCGATCAACTGGAAAGCATCCTGAGCGAAGTGGAACGCGTCCTGAACTGGTATCGCCTGCTTTATCTTGAGCCGAATGTTCTGTCATGGAAGGTATTTATGCTGGGATTGGCTTCGAGCCTAGATGATGCCCAGTTCCAAATCCTCATGCGTCGCTTGAACTTTTCGGATAAGGATGAACGCTATTTCCTGGCCGTGCGCGAAGGACTGGCCGAGACGATTCAACAACTGCATCAATGGCAGGGACGGGCCGGCTCCCTGAGCGAATTGTTTTTCATCCTCGATCCCCTACCCCTGGAGTCCATCCTTTATTTGATGGCCCGCAGTCAGAAGGAGGAGATGCGGCGACACATTTCCCTGTTCCTGACGCAACTCAAAACCCAGAAGGTTTCCGTGACCGGGAAGGACCTTAAAGCCATGAGACTTTCCCCCGGTCCCGTCTATTCCGAGGTGCTGCGCACTCTGCATGCGGCCATGATCGACGGCAAAGCCGTTGACCGGAACAGCCAACTGATCCTGGCCGGCGAACTGGTGGCGCGGATCAAGGCCCGCGAAGCCGCTGACCAGGTTCAGGAGGTGTCGCCCAAGTCGGGATAA
- a CDS encoding basic amino acid ABC transporter substrate-binding protein, with translation MVKRLLMTALILVAMSSTAWAQRTLVFASDCTWPPMEMMSEAGECVGFGPDLVNAMARVGGFDVKIQNTAWDGIFAGLAMGRYDAISSSVSITEERRKAMDFSDPYFEVKQGVVVQQDSPIKSEEDLAGKTVGAQIGTTGYFAAMRIAGNNAKSYDEIGLAVIDLANGRIDAAIADDAVAADYALTHPELSKSLKLAFLIEPDEPEYLGFAVKKGDEEALTLINNALAQVKASSEYDEIFKKWFGGE, from the coding sequence ATGGTGAAACGACTGTTGATGACGGCCTTGATTCTCGTGGCCATGAGTTCCACGGCCTGGGCCCAGCGGACCCTTGTGTTTGCTTCCGACTGCACATGGCCCCCCATGGAAATGATGAGCGAGGCCGGTGAGTGCGTCGGCTTTGGTCCCGACCTGGTCAATGCCATGGCCCGGGTGGGGGGATTTGACGTGAAGATCCAGAATACCGCCTGGGACGGGATTTTTGCCGGTCTGGCCATGGGCCGGTACGATGCCATTTCCTCTTCCGTGTCCATCACCGAAGAGCGCAGGAAAGCCATGGACTTCTCCGACCCCTATTTTGAGGTCAAGCAAGGCGTCGTGGTCCAGCAAGATTCTCCCATCAAATCGGAGGAAGATCTGGCCGGTAAGACCGTGGGCGCCCAGATCGGCACCACCGGATACTTTGCCGCCATGCGCATTGCCGGAAACAACGCCAAGAGCTACGATGAAATCGGACTGGCCGTCATCGACCTGGCCAACGGCCGGATCGACGCCGCCATTGCCGACGACGCGGTCGCCGCTGATTACGCCTTGACCCATCCGGAGCTGTCCAAGAGTCTGAAGTTGGCCTTCCTGATCGAGCCGGATGAACCCGAATATCTCGGCTTTGCCGTGAAGAAAGGCGACGAGGAAGCCTTGACGCTGATCAACAACGCCCTGGCCCAGGTCAAGGCCAGCAGCGAATACGATGAAATCTTCAAGAAATGGTTCGGCGGGGAATAG